The DNA window GTAATGTAACGGGAGCGATTGCAAGTATTAAAGCCAGCGATATCGAAAATATTCCTGCCGGTAAACCGGAACAGGTATTACAGGGAAGAGCCGCCGGTGTTTCTGTAGTTACAAATTCCGGGCAACCCGGTGCTGCAGCGACGGTACGTGTAAGGGGAATTACCAGTTTCGGAGCCGGAAGTAATAGTCCGTTATGGGTGGTAGACGGTATTGTGGTAGACAATATCGGATGGCTTAACCAGTCGGATATCGAAAGTATTGAAGTCCTGAAGGATGGTGCATCATCAGCAATTTATGGTGTTTCTGCGGCAAAGGGAGTAATTCTGGTTACTACTAAAAAAGGGAAAAAAGGAAAGTTAACCCTTTCTTATAATGGTTTTTACGGCGTTTCAAACACTGCAAAAAAAATTGACCTTCTGAATGCTTCCCAATATGCGCAAATCATTAATGAAGGTTTGGTAAATGATGGAGGAGCACCAAGATTTTCCAACCCCGGATCATTGGGGAAAGGAACCAACTGGCAGGATACTATTTTCGGAACCGGTGAAAAATCTTCACATGAAGTAAGTATTACCGGAGGCAATGACAAGTCCAGTTATTATACATCCTTTGGGTATTTTGATCAGACGGGTATCGTAATGACTGATATTTCCAATTATAAAAGGATCAATGCCAGATTTAACTCGACGCATAAAGTAACAGACTATTTAACGATAGGGCAAACCTTTGCTTATACTCATACCAAGTCTCAGGGAATAAGTGCCAACGAAGAATATGGTGGCCCTCTAGCTTCCGCAGTGAATCTGGATCCTACCACTCCGGTAGTGGTAACGGATTGGTCTGCAGTAGATCCGAGTGGCTATACCAACCCTTATATCATTCGTGATCCTAATGGTAATCCTTATGGAATTTCACGTTATGTAAACAATGAAATGACAAACCCTCAGGCTTTTCGCCGGATTCAGCAGGGAAATTACAACTGGTCCGATGATTTTGTGGGAAATGTTTTTGCAGAGCTTAAGTTTCTTAAAAACTTTACTTTTAAATCAAGTTTAAATGGTAAGAAATCATATTGGGGAAGCCGCACCTTTACTCCGAAATATTATTTAAGTCCAAACTACAATAATACAAGCTTTAACAGCCTGAATAAGATAGACGAAAACAAGTTTGAATGGAGTATGGAGAATACGTTAACCTATCAAAATAAATTCGGAGATCATAGCATCAACATATTGGTAGGACAGGGAGTGTATCGATATAATATAGCGGGTGGTACCAGTTTAACGTATAGTAATCTGCCTATTGAACGTTGGCAGGATGCCTCTTTTAATTTTAATATTCCGCAGGATGATATTACAGCTACTGGTTGGGATGGTATCCAGACCCGTAAGGCATCTTATTTTGGTAGAGTTATTTATGATTATGCAGATAAATATTTGTTTACCGGAACAATTCGTAGAGATGGTTCTTCAAAATTTGCTACCAATAAGCATTGGGGAACTTTCCCGTCCCTGTCTTTAGGATGGAATGTACATAAAGAGAACTTTTGGCCTGAAAACAAAGTGATCAACAATTTGAAACTTAGAGGAGGCTATGGAGTACTGGGGAATGATGAAATGGATAACTTCAAGTTTGCAAGTTTTATGGTTTCTGGAAGCAACTATACCAATTCAGGAAATAACATCATCATAGGATATGCACCAAGTACACTGGAAAACCCCAATCTGAAATGGGAACAAACCAGTCAGCTGAATATTGCTGCAGATTTGAAATTATTCAGCAATTTCACTCTAACTGCAGATTGGTACAAAAAGAAAACAGTTGATATTCTGCGACAGGTTAATATTCCGGGTTATGTAGGAGTTCCTAATTTACCGTGGGCCAATGTTGGGGATATGGAAAATACAGGTTTTGAACTTGAGCTGGGATATAAAAAGAATTGGGACGACTTTGGTATTTCCATTAACGGAAATTTTGCGACGATAAAAAACAAAGTTCTTCGACTGGAGGATGATATCAATTATTTCAACCTTGCTTCTTTCCAGACCATGGGAGCTGTATCCAGAGTTGCTGTGGGACAGCCTTACGGATCATTCTATGGTCAGACATACAGCGGGGTGTTCCAAAATCAGGCACAAATTGATGCTTATGTTAATTCCAATGGAACCAAACTATTACCCGATGCAAAACCGGGAGATTTTATCTGGCAGGACAATAACGGAGATGGTAAAATTGACGAAGAAGATAAAGTGAATCTGGGAAGCTCTATTCCAAAATACACTTTTGGACTGACCGTTAATTTAAATTATAAAAACTTCGATTTCATGATGTTTGCCCAAGGGCAGGCCGGTAACAAGATTTTTCAGGGCTTAAGAAGATTGGATTTACCGGATGCCAATTACCAGACAAAGATTTTAGATCGATGGACAGGAGAAGGTTCTACCAATGATAATCCTAGAATTACCCGAAATGACCCTAACCATAACTATTCATGGATGTCAAACTATTATCTTCAAAAAGGAGACTATGTTCGTTTGAAAATTATCCAGGTAGGCTATACTCTTCCTCACGATGTTACAAGCCGTTTCGGAATGAGTAAAGTAAGACTGTACATCACCGGTGAAAATGTTTTCACTTTCACAAAATACACAGGATATGATCCTGAGATTGCGGGAAGAAATAATTCTGAACAAGACATTATAGGGGTGGACAGAGCATACTATCCGCAAGCAAGAACTTTTTTGATAGGTGCTAATATTCAATTTTAATTATCAACAACATGAAAAATAAGAAATTTTTATATAAAGGACTTGCCGTTGTTTTTTTTACAGGTCTAAGTTTTACAAATATGGGTTGCAGTGATTCCTATTTGGATGATGTACAGAATTCTGGTGCTTTTAATACTGATTTGTATTTCCAGAACGAACAGCAGTCATTTAGTGCACTGGTTTCCGTATATGATGTTTTAAGAAAATATTCCGGCGGATTTGAAAATACGGTTACTTTTTTTAATGCCGGGTCTGATGATTTTTATTCCGGTGGTGGAAGTTCCAGTGATGGTGCGGGGATCCAGGGAATCAATAATTATATGATTAATCCCAATACCATGCCTGCCAGCTACTGGAAGGATTTTTATCAGGGGGTAGCACGAGCTAACCTTGTAATAGAAAGAGTTCCCGGTGCTTCTATGAGCGATGATCTTAAAAAGAGATATATTGGCGAGGCAAAGGTCCTTCGGTCTTTATACTATTTTGAACTGGTAAGAATGTTTGGAAATATCCCGGTAATTCTGAAAACTTTCAACTCAAATGATGATTACTGGCACATTCCACAGGCAGACCCAAGCAAAGTGTATGCACAGATAGAAAGTGATATCACCGCTGCTATTCCTGATTTAATGATGACGGCGAGTGGCAATGATAAAGGGAGAATTACTCAGGGAACAGCCAGAGCCATCCTGGGTAAAATATATCTTTATGATAGAAAGATGCCGGAAGCGGCAGCACAATTTGCAGAAGTGAATGGTACTCCAGGAGGAACCAGTCAGTATGGATATAAACTGGTGGCCAATTATGCAGACTTGTTTAAAGTGGGTCCGGAAACATCGGATCCGTATAAATTTTCTACAGAATCTATCCTTGAAGTGATGCATACCAACAAAGGAAACTCCGATTGGGGATTCTGGGGACAAGGAAAAGATGAAGGAAATTCTATCAATGTAATGGTATGTCCGCGTTCCTATTCTTTAAAAAATATTCCGAATAACGATGCTCCGGATATCTTTTCAGGATGGGCTTTTAATACGGTAACAGATGACTATGTTAATTTTATGCAGGGAGACCCGAGGCTAAATGTAACGGTTTTTAATGCGAAACAATTGGTAACTGACGGTAAAATTTCTTACAGTCCTGCATTTGCAGATACCGGATATTTTTTAAATAAATATCTGCCTACGAATGCTTTGAAAAGTTCACTTCCGGGACCTGCAGAACTTAATTTCAGACAGAATTACGTTGCCATAAGATTAGCAGATACTTATCTGATGGAAGCAGAAGCCTTAGGAGCGGCAGGAGGAAGAGCTCAGGCATTGCTGGATGCCGTAAGAGCAAGAGTAGGACTGGCATCAGTTCCTGTGTCTTTACAAGCTGTTAAAGATGAAAGAAGAAGAGAGCTTGCAGGAGAAGGACACCGATGGTTTGATCTCGTAAGATGGGGAGATGCTCCTTCAAAGCTTGCATTTAAAGGATTTAAAGCAAACAAAAATGAAATTTTACCAATTCCGTTTAATGAATTGCCCAATACCTCTTTAAAACAAAATCCAGGCTACTAAAACATGAAGTTTCACAACTTATATAGTTTCTTTAAAGGTACTGCACTGCTATGCGGTGTGGTACTTTTTCCTTTATCATGCAGCTCTGTTGCTCAAAATAAAGGAAATGAAGTTCAGTATTGGCTTACTAAAGGAGATGAAAGTGTAAAATTACAACCTCAAAGTCCGGTTAGATTTGTAAATAGTTCCAATAACTTTCAGAATATTGAAATTGATGCCTCTCAAAAGTTTCAATATGTTGATGGTTTCGGATATACATTGACAGGAGGAAGTGTGGAAGTAATTAACCGCTTGTCACCTTCAAAAAGGAAAGCTTTACTTCATGAACTTTTTGGAAATGATAAAAACTCAATTTCCATCAGCTATTTACGATTAAGTATCGGAGCATCCGATCTTGACGGAGAAGTTTTTTCGTACGATGATTTACCGGAAGGGCAGACAGACCCCTCTCTTTCAAAATTCAGTCTGGCAAAAGAAAAGAACCTGATCGCCATGCTCAAGGAAATTCTAACCATTAATCCTCACATTAAAATGATGGCAGCCCCATGGTCGCCACCGGTTTGGATGAAGGATAACGGGAAGTCAAAAGGAGGAAGTCTTAAACCTGAGTTTTATGGAGCATATGCCGATTATTTTGTTAAATATATCCAGGGAATGCAAAAAGAAGGAATCATGATTGATGCCGTTACTCCTCAAAATGAGCCTTTACATCCAGGAAATAATCCAAGTTTATATATGCCTTCTGCTCAACAGGGAGATTTTATCAAAAATCACTTAGGTCCGGCTTTTAAAGCAAAAGGAATCAAAACCAAAATTGTAGTGTATGACCATAACTGCAATAAACCGGAATATGCGATTGATATTTTGAAAGATGCTGATGCGAATCAATATATAGATGGATCGGCATTCCATTTATATGAAGGTGAAATTTCTGCCTTAAGTACAGTTCATAATGCCTTCCCTGATAAAAATCTCTATTTTACCGAACAATGGACAGGTTCAAAAGGAAGTTTCGATGGAGATCTGAACTGGCATACAAAAAATGTTATCATTGGTTCTATGCGAAACTGGAGCAAAACAGCTTTAGAATGGAATCTGGCTAATGATCCAAAGTACGGTCCTCACACAGATGGCGGATGCACGGAATGCAAAGGAGCCATCACGGTTTCCGATAGTGAAAATTTCACCAGAAATGTGTCCTACTATATTATTGCCCATGCTTCTAAATTTGTTCCGGCCGGTTCACAAAGAATTGCTTCTACACAAACGGCTCATCTCTCTACAGCAGCCTTTATGACTCAATCTGGGAAAATAGTTGTAATTGTTCAGAATGACAATAAAGAAGATGAGAATTTTAATATTAAATTTGCCGGTAAAACCGCTGCTGTAACAATTTCCGGACAATCAGCCGCAACCTATATTTTTAATTGAAGATTATGAAAAAAGTGTATTTCTTACTGGCATGCTCAGCATTTGCAATGACTGCCTATGGACAGAAAACAGTGGATCAGAAAGTTGCGGAGTTATTATCTAAAATGACGCTGGAAGAAAAAGTAGGGCAGATGATTCAATACAGTGGCTTTGAATATGCCACGGGACCACAGCATTCTAATTCGGCTACGGTTCTTGATGAAATAAAAAAAGGAAAAGTTGGTTCGATGCTGAATGTAGCGGGAGCCGAAGAAACGAAAGCATTCCAGCAACTGGCCATGCAGTCGAGGATGAAAATTCCTTTATTATTCGGTCAGGATGTTATTCATGGTTACCGTACAACTTTTCCGGTCAACCTGGGACAAGCCGCAAGCTGGGATCTGAATATGATCGAAAAATCTGAAAGAATTGCTGCTACAGAAGCTTCTGCCTATGGTATTCACTGGACTTTTGCTCCGATGGTAGATATTGCCAGGGATCCGAGATGGGGAAGAGTCATGGAAGGTTCGGGAGAAGATACTTATCTGGGTACAAAAATAGGATTAGCAAGAATTAAAGGATTTCAAGGCAAAGGCTTAGGAAATATTGATGCGGTAATGGCCTGTGCAAAACATTTTGCAGCGTATGGTGCGGCAGTAGGCGGAAGAGATTACAATTCTGTAGATATGAGCCTCAGGCAGCTGAACGAAACCTATCTTCCTCCTTTTAAAGCTGCGGCAGAGGCCGGAGTAGCCACATTTATGAATTCTTTTAATGATATCAACGGAATTCCGGCAACGGCCAACGGGTATATTCAAAGAAATCTCTTGAAAGGAAAGTGGAATTATAAAGGTTTTGTGGTATCAGACTGGGGAAGTATCGGGGAGATGATTCCTCACGGATATGCTAAGGATGCCGGTGAAGCTGCTGAAAAAGCCGTGCTTGGAGGAAGTGATATGGATATGGAAAGCAGGGTGTATATGGCAGAACTTCCAAAACTCGTTAAAGACGGAAAAGTAGATGTTAAATGGGTAGATGATGCAACGGGAAGAATTTTAGCCAAGAAATTCGAGATTGGTCTTTTTGATGATCCCTACAGATACAGTAATGAAAAAAGACAGAAAGAACAGACCAATAATCAGGAAAACCGGAAGTTCGGAAGATCTTTCGGTTCTAAAAGTATCGTTCTTCTCAAAAATAAAGGGAATATTCTTCCTCTTTCAAAAACAGTAAAAACAGTTGCTTTAATTGGCCCTTTTGGAAAAGAAACGGTTGCCAACCACGGATTCTGGTCTGTTGCATTTAAAGATGACAACCAAAGAATCATTTCTCAGTTTGACGGAATTAAAAATCAACTGGATAAAAGCTCAACTTTATTGTATGCAAAGGGTTGTAATGTAGATGATCAGGATAAAACTCTGTTTACAGAAGCAATCGAAACTGCTAAAAAAGCAGATGTTGTAATTATGACTCTCGGTGAGGGGCATGCGATGAGTGGTGAAGCAAAGAGCAGGAGTAATATTGGTTTTTCAGGAGTTCAGGAAGATTTGTTGAAAGAAATTGCCAAAACGGGAAAACCTATTGTTCTGATGATTAATGCGGGAAGGCCTTTGATATTCAACTGGGCAGCGGACAATATTCCCACAATTTTATATACCTGGTGGCTGGGAACTGAAGCCGGTAATTCGATTGCAGACGTTTTGTTCGGAACCGTGAATCCGGGAGGGAAACTTCCGATGACTTTTCCAAGAACTGAAGGCCAGATTCCGGTGTACTACAATCATTATAATACGGGAAGACCGGCGAAGAATAATACGGACAGAAATTATGTTTCAGCTTATATCGATCTTGATAATGATCCGAAATTTCCTTTTGGGTTTGGTTTAAGCTACACTGATTTCAAATATTCTGACATGATGGTAAGCTCTTCAGATCTTAAAGGAAACCAGACTTTGAATGTGAGTGTAACTGTTTCCAATACCGGAAAATATGATGGGGAAGAAGTGGTGCAGTTGTATGTCAGAGATCTTTTTGGCAAAGTGGTACGACCTGTAAAAGAATTGAAAGGCTTTGAGAAAATATTCGTCAAAAAAGGAGAAAGTAAAATGGTTGATTTTAAAATTACCACTGAAGATCTGAAGTTTTTTGATGATGAATTAAACTTCGATTGGGAAGGAGGCGAGTTTGATATCATGATCGGAACGGATTCTCAAAATCTGCAGACAAAAAGAATTAATTGGGTGAAATAGTTATAAAATATAAAACAGCTTTTGCCAAAACCTAATGATCATAGACATTGTATGAATTTAAAATCCAAAAATATCATTCAGTTGTGTGCAGTTATACTAGTAGCCGTGTCGGCGACAAACTGTACTTCGACCAAAGGTCATTCAGGTAAAAAACTGATCTGGAGTGATGAATTTAACGGAAAAGGTCTTCCGGACTCATCCAAATGGAATTATGATGAAGGAGGTGATGGCTATGGAAATAATGAAGCTCAGTTTTACACCAAAAACAGGCTTGAAAATGCCCGAATGGAAAACGGAAACCTTATCATTGAAGCTAAAAAGGAAAACTGGGAGAAAAGTAAATATACTTCTGCAAGACTTTTAACCAAAGGAAAATTCTCTTTTCAATATGGAACAATTGAAGTAAGAGCAAAACTTCCCAAAGGTCGCGGAACCTGGCCGGCTATCTGGATGATGAGTGAAAAGATGAATAAGTGGCCGGATGATGGTGAACTGGATATTATGGAACATGTGGGCTTTAATCCTGGGTATGTCCATGCTTCTGTTCACACCAAAAAATACAATCATATTCAGGGAACACAGAAAACGGATACTTTGCTGGTAAAGGATGCAAGTGATACGTTTCACGTGTATAAAGCAGACTGGACCCCGGAAAAAATTGATGTTTATATTGATGACCGGAAATTTTTCACGTACGAAAATAAAGAAAAAACCTATGAAGCATGGCCTTTTGACCAGCCTTATTTTATTATTTTAAATCTGGCAGTAGGCGGTTTCTGGGGCGGAAAGGAAGGAATTGATGACCACATTTTTCCACAGAAATATTATATAGACTATGTAAGGGTCTATCAAAATAAATAATGAAAAAGAGGACAAGTTTGTCCAAAAACAGAAAAAATCATGAGAAAACTAATTGTAAGTTGTTTTGTAATAGGTATTGCAGTGAATGTTAATGCCCAGAATTATTGGAAAAAGAATGCAGGAAAAACAGCTAAGGTAATTCTTACCAACTCTAAAGCAAATGAGAAAATGGTGGATATGGGTGCCGTAAAGTTTGAACAGTTTGGACAACCTAAAGAAACGGAAGCCTGCATTTTTGTGGCGCCCAACTTTAAATACCAGAAATTAATCGGAATAGGAGGGGCCATCACCGATGCTTCAGCAGAAACATTCTATAAAATGCCCAAGAATAAGCAGAAAGAAATTCTTGAGGCCTATTTTGGTAAAAACGGATTAGGATACACCGTAGTTCGTACGAATATGAACTCTTGTGATTTTTCCAGCGATTCTTATACTTATGTTGAGGATAATGATACTTCTCTGAAGACATTCAATGTTGCTCATGATGAAAAGTATAAGATCCCGATGATTAAAGAAGCTCAGAAAGCGATAGGAAATAATTTCACTTTCTATTTTTCTCCATGGAGCCCACCGGCCTGGATGAAGTCGAATAAGAGCTTATACAAAGGAGGAAGACTTGAAAATGAATACTACCAAACGTGGGCAGACTATTATATTAAATTTATCAAAGAATACGAAAAAAGGGGAATTAATATCTGGGGATTAACCGTTCAGAATGAACCTATGGCCACACAGAGTTGGGAGTCATGCATCTACACCGCCGAAGAAGAAGGCGATTTCCTGAAAAATAACCTGGGACCAACGCTTTGGAAAAACGGTTATAAAGATAAAAAAGTAATGATCTGGGATCACAACAGAGATTTAATCTATCAAAGAGCTACCACGACTTTAGGCGATCCGGAGACTTCAAAATATGCTCACGGAATCGGCTACCACTGGTATGAAACCTGGAATAACAAAACCCAGCTTTTTGATAATCTTGCAGAAACACATCGAGCTTTCCCGGATAAGTTCCTTGCTTTTACCGAAGGCTGTAAGGAGCAGTTTAAAATGGATAAAATCTATGACGTAAGCCTGGGAGAACTTTATGGTAAAAATATGCTGAACGATTTTAATAAGGGAAATGCATTATGGACAGACTGGAATATTCTTCTGGATGAAACCGGAGGCCCAAATCATAAAGGGAATTTCTGTTTCGCTCCCATTATCGCAGATACGAAAACAGGCGAAGTATTTTACACCTACGAATACTATTATATCGGTCATGTTTCAAAATATATCAAACCCAATGCCCAGAGAATAGGTAGCTCCTCCAACAGAGCCGCCCTTACCTCCAGTGCTTTCATGAATGACAACGGACAATTGGTAACAGTAATCATGAATGACTCGGATAGTGATATTGAAGCCAACCTTTGGATCGAAGGGATGGCTGCCAAATTAACAGCTCCCGCACACTCTATACAGACTGTAGTTTTATAATATCATATTAATATTATTTTGTAAGAGAATCGGCGGCCTCGAAGAGGCCGCCGATTCGTTTGAGGACATTTTGTTTGTTGATCATTTCATCTTATATAACCTGCAAAAGATGAAAGATCGAAGCAGAAAAAGAAAGCCTGTGAAATACTAGTATCCCACAGGCTTTTATTTATTTAAAAAACGAATCAGATCGTCAAATTTATTAATTTGATGAGAGACTATTTTTCAAGATCATATTTGCTGATTACTTTCTGAGTAACTCCTGAGCTGCTGAAACCTCCATCATGGAAAAGATTCTGCATAGTCACTTTTTTAGTAAGATCAGAGAAAAGGGTAACACAATAATCTGCACATTCAAGGGCCGTTGCATTTCCAAGAGGAGACATATCTTCTGCATAACCAAGGAATCCTCCGAAACCTTTCACACCGCTTCCGGCAGTCGTCATTGTAGGAGACTGAGAAACCGTATTTACACGTACTTTTCTTTCTCCCCAATAATTTCCGAAAGTTCTTGCGATACTTTCCAGATATGCTTTATTATCAGACATGTCATTATAGTCCGGGAATGTTCTTTGCGCTGCGATATAAGTAAGTGCCAAAATACTTCCCCATTCGTTCATACAGTCTTTTTCCCACGCTACACGCATTACCTTATGGAAAGAAACCGCTGAAATATCCCAGCCTTTTTCCAACCAATCATAATTCATTTCAGTATAGTGCTTTCCTTTTCTTACGTTGATAGACATACCGATAGAGTGAAGAATAAAATCTATTTTTCCAAATTTTGCGGTCGCTGCATCAAAAAGTTTTTCAAGATCTTCTATAGAAGTAGCGTCAGCAGCAATCACTTCAGAACCTGTTTTTTCTGCTAAACCATTCAATTCTCCCATTCTTAAAGCAATAGGCGCATTAGATAAGATGAATTCTGCACCTTCTTCATGGCATCTTTCAGCAACTTTCCATGCGATGGATTGTTCATTAAGGGCTCCAAAAATAATTCCCTTTTTGCCTTTAAGTAAACCGTATGACATAATTTTTTAATGTTTATTATGATACAAATGTAGCAATAATTGTGGTTATGACATAATAAAAATGGAGCCTTATCAATTTAAGACTCCATTTTCTTGAAAATATTTATATGACTGAATTTTTAATTGGTTTTCTTGTTCCATTCTGCTTTTACGTCCTCTGCAGCGTCCTTAGTTTTTTCCCAGGCGTCATCGGCTTTATCTTTGATGTCTTCCCAGGTGTCGGATACATTAGCTTTTACCCTGTCGAACCAGTCTTCCTGATTAGCTTCCTGATCATTATTCTTCTTTTCATTAATATAATCTTTGGCTCTGTCTGCCAATTCATTGATTTTCCATTTTGCATTTTCTGCCGCATTCTGTAAAGAGTTTTCTACATTATTCACTGCATTTTCCGCTTTGTTATAATCTGAATTGTTCATAATACTCTAAATTTAATTTGGTACAGATAAATAAACAATAACCATTCCTAAAATCAGGTTGTTCTGTTAAATTTTTCACAATCTTTTGTTATAGATTTCTAAATCAGTAGTAAATTTATCTTTTAAAATGTGGTAATTATGGAAAAAATACGCTGTGGCTGGTGCGAAAAAGACGATCTGTACAGGAAATATCATGATGAAGAGTGGGGAAGACCTGTATACGATGATGAAACTATATTTGAATTTCTGATCCTTGAAAGTTTTCAGGCGGGATTGAGCTGGTATACTATTTTATCAAAAAGAGATCACTTCAGAAAAGCCTTTGATCATTTTAACTATAAAAAAATGGCTGCTTATGGTGATCAAAAGATCGAAGAACTCATGAATAATTCCGGAATTATCAGAAACAGACTTAAAATATTGGCTGCTGTTACCAATGCACAGAAATTTATGGAAGTGCAAAAGGAATTTGGAAGCTTTTCAAAATATATCTGGGGTTTTACAGACGGAAAGCCTGTAGACAATAATCCTCAAACTTTAGCAGACATTCCTGCTACAACCGAAATTTCAGATATCATTTCAAAAGATTTGAAAAAAAGAGGGTTTAAATTTGTGGGTTCGACAGTGGTTTATGCTCATATGCAGGCTACCGGAATGGTAAATGACCATCTTAAAAGCTGTTTCACTAGAAAATAATTCGTTTTAAATTATTCAATTTTTGGTGATGTTTTATAGTGATACTGCAATTTGTTGTTAATCATTCGGAGACGTGTATTTGAAAATGCTCATAAATACTATGATTAATAACTGGTTGATAT is part of the Chryseobacterium lactis genome and encodes:
- a CDS encoding glycoside hydrolase family 16 protein, with translation MNLKSKNIIQLCAVILVAVSATNCTSTKGHSGKKLIWSDEFNGKGLPDSSKWNYDEGGDGYGNNEAQFYTKNRLENARMENGNLIIEAKKENWEKSKYTSARLLTKGKFSFQYGTIEVRAKLPKGRGTWPAIWMMSEKMNKWPDDGELDIMEHVGFNPGYVHASVHTKKYNHIQGTQKTDTLLVKDASDTFHVYKADWTPEKIDVYIDDRKFFTYENKEKTYEAWPFDQPYFIILNLAVGGFWGGKEGIDDHIFPQKYYIDYVRVYQNK
- a CDS encoding SusC/RagA family TonB-linked outer membrane protein, with product MNVTISRSLGLVAVLYFTANFSAQTNVKDTLSKENKIDEIVVIGYGTQKKSNVTGAIASIKASDIENIPAGKPEQVLQGRAAGVSVVTNSGQPGAAATVRVRGITSFGAGSNSPLWVVDGIVVDNIGWLNQSDIESIEVLKDGASSAIYGVSAAKGVILVTTKKGKKGKLTLSYNGFYGVSNTAKKIDLLNASQYAQIINEGLVNDGGAPRFSNPGSLGKGTNWQDTIFGTGEKSSHEVSITGGNDKSSYYTSFGYFDQTGIVMTDISNYKRINARFNSTHKVTDYLTIGQTFAYTHTKSQGISANEEYGGPLASAVNLDPTTPVVVTDWSAVDPSGYTNPYIIRDPNGNPYGISRYVNNEMTNPQAFRRIQQGNYNWSDDFVGNVFAELKFLKNFTFKSSLNGKKSYWGSRTFTPKYYLSPNYNNTSFNSLNKIDENKFEWSMENTLTYQNKFGDHSINILVGQGVYRYNIAGGTSLTYSNLPIERWQDASFNFNIPQDDITATGWDGIQTRKASYFGRVIYDYADKYLFTGTIRRDGSSKFATNKHWGTFPSLSLGWNVHKENFWPENKVINNLKLRGGYGVLGNDEMDNFKFASFMVSGSNYTNSGNNIIIGYAPSTLENPNLKWEQTSQLNIAADLKLFSNFTLTADWYKKKTVDILRQVNIPGYVGVPNLPWANVGDMENTGFELELGYKKNWDDFGISINGNFATIKNKVLRLEDDINYFNLASFQTMGAVSRVAVGQPYGSFYGQTYSGVFQNQAQIDAYVNSNGTKLLPDAKPGDFIWQDNNGDGKIDEEDKVNLGSSIPKYTFGLTVNLNYKNFDFMMFAQGQAGNKIFQGLRRLDLPDANYQTKILDRWTGEGSTNDNPRITRNDPNHNYSWMSNYYLQKGDYVRLKIIQVGYTLPHDVTSRFGMSKVRLYITGENVFTFTKYTGYDPEIAGRNNSEQDIIGVDRAYYPQARTFLIGANIQF
- a CDS encoding glycoside hydrolase family 30 protein, which encodes MKFHNLYSFFKGTALLCGVVLFPLSCSSVAQNKGNEVQYWLTKGDESVKLQPQSPVRFVNSSNNFQNIEIDASQKFQYVDGFGYTLTGGSVEVINRLSPSKRKALLHELFGNDKNSISISYLRLSIGASDLDGEVFSYDDLPEGQTDPSLSKFSLAKEKNLIAMLKEILTINPHIKMMAAPWSPPVWMKDNGKSKGGSLKPEFYGAYADYFVKYIQGMQKEGIMIDAVTPQNEPLHPGNNPSLYMPSAQQGDFIKNHLGPAFKAKGIKTKIVVYDHNCNKPEYAIDILKDADANQYIDGSAFHLYEGEISALSTVHNAFPDKNLYFTEQWTGSKGSFDGDLNWHTKNVIIGSMRNWSKTALEWNLANDPKYGPHTDGGCTECKGAITVSDSENFTRNVSYYIIAHASKFVPAGSQRIASTQTAHLSTAAFMTQSGKIVVIVQNDNKEDENFNIKFAGKTAAVTISGQSAATYIFN
- a CDS encoding RagB/SusD family nutrient uptake outer membrane protein; translated protein: MKNKKFLYKGLAVVFFTGLSFTNMGCSDSYLDDVQNSGAFNTDLYFQNEQQSFSALVSVYDVLRKYSGGFENTVTFFNAGSDDFYSGGGSSSDGAGIQGINNYMINPNTMPASYWKDFYQGVARANLVIERVPGASMSDDLKKRYIGEAKVLRSLYYFELVRMFGNIPVILKTFNSNDDYWHIPQADPSKVYAQIESDITAAIPDLMMTASGNDKGRITQGTARAILGKIYLYDRKMPEAAAQFAEVNGTPGGTSQYGYKLVANYADLFKVGPETSDPYKFSTESILEVMHTNKGNSDWGFWGQGKDEGNSINVMVCPRSYSLKNIPNNDAPDIFSGWAFNTVTDDYVNFMQGDPRLNVTVFNAKQLVTDGKISYSPAFADTGYFLNKYLPTNALKSSLPGPAELNFRQNYVAIRLADTYLMEAEALGAAGGRAQALLDAVRARVGLASVPVSLQAVKDERRRELAGEGHRWFDLVRWGDAPSKLAFKGFKANKNEILPIPFNELPNTSLKQNPGY
- the bglX gene encoding beta-glucosidase BglX, with amino-acid sequence MKKVYFLLACSAFAMTAYGQKTVDQKVAELLSKMTLEEKVGQMIQYSGFEYATGPQHSNSATVLDEIKKGKVGSMLNVAGAEETKAFQQLAMQSRMKIPLLFGQDVIHGYRTTFPVNLGQAASWDLNMIEKSERIAATEASAYGIHWTFAPMVDIARDPRWGRVMEGSGEDTYLGTKIGLARIKGFQGKGLGNIDAVMACAKHFAAYGAAVGGRDYNSVDMSLRQLNETYLPPFKAAAEAGVATFMNSFNDINGIPATANGYIQRNLLKGKWNYKGFVVSDWGSIGEMIPHGYAKDAGEAAEKAVLGGSDMDMESRVYMAELPKLVKDGKVDVKWVDDATGRILAKKFEIGLFDDPYRYSNEKRQKEQTNNQENRKFGRSFGSKSIVLLKNKGNILPLSKTVKTVALIGPFGKETVANHGFWSVAFKDDNQRIISQFDGIKNQLDKSSTLLYAKGCNVDDQDKTLFTEAIETAKKADVVIMTLGEGHAMSGEAKSRSNIGFSGVQEDLLKEIAKTGKPIVLMINAGRPLIFNWAADNIPTILYTWWLGTEAGNSIADVLFGTVNPGGKLPMTFPRTEGQIPVYYNHYNTGRPAKNNTDRNYVSAYIDLDNDPKFPFGFGLSYTDFKYSDMMVSSSDLKGNQTLNVSVTVSNTGKYDGEEVVQLYVRDLFGKVVRPVKELKGFEKIFVKKGESKMVDFKITTEDLKFFDDELNFDWEGGEFDIMIGTDSQNLQTKRINWVK